Proteins encoded by one window of Halobaculum halobium:
- a CDS encoding class I SAM-dependent methyltransferase, with protein MPIVPGLIERLAFRANLVPAAILDVHGGASLHAVALADELGVLAALDGVRTLSALASELACDEDALRRLLDALVAVGYVGRSGDEYWRTRTTERWLTDAGDANLAPFARFWVEVVLPYWREHAARAVREGTPGESLYDWLGDDEDAWATTQAGFRSAASLLVDPVADALGDVSGARVLDLGGGHGAYAVELACRGASVTLADRPPALEPAREAAADAGVDVTLVGGDYLADDLWRQLAGGDADANAGYDLVLLFNVLHGHAGREAATLLDRASAALAPGGRLALLDQFGRGGSSSVADVGIALIDLTYLITLGGGTLDPDTVNRWLGDAGASVIHTKTFRRAPGVKLQLVDAPSPDRH; from the coding sequence ATGCCGATCGTTCCCGGACTCATCGAGCGGCTCGCCTTCCGCGCGAACCTCGTACCGGCGGCCATCCTCGACGTCCACGGCGGGGCCTCGCTGCACGCCGTCGCGCTGGCGGACGAACTCGGCGTACTCGCCGCCCTCGATGGTGTGCGGACGCTGTCTGCCCTCGCGAGCGAGTTGGCGTGCGACGAGGACGCCCTGCGCCGCCTGCTCGACGCGCTCGTCGCGGTCGGGTACGTCGGGCGATCCGGCGACGAGTACTGGCGGACGCGGACGACCGAACGGTGGCTCACCGACGCCGGCGACGCGAACCTCGCGCCGTTCGCGCGGTTCTGGGTCGAGGTGGTTCTTCCGTACTGGCGTGAGCACGCCGCGCGCGCCGTCCGCGAGGGAACCCCGGGCGAGTCGCTGTACGACTGGCTCGGCGACGACGAGGACGCGTGGGCGACGACGCAGGCCGGCTTCCGGTCGGCGGCGTCACTGCTGGTCGACCCGGTCGCTGACGCCCTCGGCGACGTGTCCGGCGCTCGCGTCCTCGACCTCGGCGGCGGTCACGGCGCCTACGCGGTCGAACTCGCGTGCCGCGGGGCGTCGGTGACGCTGGCCGACCGCCCGCCGGCGCTGGAGCCGGCGCGCGAGGCGGCCGCCGACGCGGGCGTCGACGTGACGCTCGTCGGCGGCGACTACCTCGCGGACGATCTGTGGCGTCAACTCGCCGGCGGCGACGCGGACGCAAACGCGGGCTACGATCTCGTCCTCTTGTTCAACGTCCTCCACGGACACGCTGGGAGGGAGGCGGCGACGCTGCTCGACCGCGCATCGGCCGCACTCGCACCGGGCGGTCGGCTCGCGCTCCTCGACCAGTTCGGCCGAGGCGGGAGCTCGTCGGTCGCCGACGTCGGCATCGCGCTGATCGACCTCACGTACCTGATCACCCTCGGTGGCGGCACGCTCGACCCCGACACGGTGAACCGCTGGCTCGGGGACGCGGGGGCGTCCGTCATCCACACGAAGACGTTCCGACGGGCTCCGGGAGTCAAGCTCCAACTCGTCGACGCGCCCTCTCCCGATCGGCACTGA
- a CDS encoding DUF5811 family protein, whose amino-acid sequence MNGNNPYAGAPGVVEAGRPEEVDLTTDQKDALRQAVATIVTRTESYLPDGYAVGSELSYGTNGPQATVAVQPPIGHAVSAGFSPDLEDIEAGLDDEDREEVARGLAASAAAQVMSAVGDDLEPTAR is encoded by the coding sequence ATGAACGGTAACAACCCCTATGCGGGGGCGCCTGGCGTCGTCGAGGCGGGCCGTCCCGAGGAGGTCGACCTCACGACCGATCAGAAGGACGCGCTCCGGCAGGCGGTCGCCACCATCGTCACGCGAACCGAATCGTATCTCCCCGACGGCTACGCCGTCGGCTCCGAACTCTCTTACGGCACGAACGGGCCGCAGGCTACCGTCGCGGTCCAGCCACCCATCGGCCACGCCGTCAGCGCGGGGTTCTCGCCGGACCTGGAGGACATCGAGGCCGGCCTCGACGACGAGGACCGCGAGGAGGTCGCCCGCGGACTCGCCGCCAGCGCGGCCGCACAGGTCATGTCCGCCGTCGGCGACGACCTCGAACCGACCGCCCGGTAA
- a CDS encoding NOB1 family endonuclease encodes MEVLDSSAFIHGYDSDDQTASIPAVQAELTGETALRFDAEEGAGMHIHVPGEGATGRVRSAAEELGDLAELSETDLRLLAAAFELDATLVTDDYAMQNVAERMDVRVRVIAREGISEEREWQFQCAGCGRTFDENRDRCPICGSDLTRKNPT; translated from the coding sequence ATGGAAGTTCTCGATTCGTCCGCGTTCATCCACGGCTACGACAGCGACGACCAAACGGCCTCGATCCCCGCCGTTCAGGCGGAACTCACCGGCGAGACCGCCCTCCGCTTCGACGCCGAGGAGGGCGCCGGGATGCACATCCATGTCCCCGGCGAGGGCGCCACCGGCCGCGTCCGCAGCGCCGCCGAGGAGCTCGGCGACCTCGCCGAGCTATCCGAGACGGACCTCCGGCTGCTCGCGGCGGCGTTCGAACTCGACGCGACGCTCGTCACCGACGACTACGCCATGCAGAACGTCGCAGAGCGCATGGACGTTCGCGTCCGCGTCATCGCCCGCGAGGGCATCTCCGAGGAGCGCGAGTGGCAGTTCCAGTGTGCCGGCTGCGGCCGCACGTTCGACGAGAACCGAGACCGCTGTCCGATCTGCGGGAGCGATCTCACCCGCAAGAACCCGACCTGA
- the infB gene encoding translation initiation factor IF-2 — protein MSDTNSDADTDATLDAGSLRTPIVAVLGHVDHGKTTLLDRIRGSAVQEGEAGAITQHIGATAVPLSTISEMAGALVDPTDFDLPGLLFIDTPGHHSFSTLRSRGGALADIAVLVVDVNDGFQPQTEEAINILKRTGTPFVVAANKVDTTPGWNPQQGEPIQQSLEKQSERATSRLNENLYELIGDLSGEGFSADFYWRVQDFQSNIGVVPLSAMTGEGIPDLLTVLMGLSQRYMKEEMSVDAGGPGVGTVLEVQDERGFGATLDVVLYDGVVREGDTVVVGGRDEPIVTEVRALLQPRPNAEIRAEKQFERVEEVRAAAGVKIAAPDLDEAMSGAPVRVVRGGDEAALEAVKREVREELAKIEVDTAEDGVVVKADTLGSLEAMANALEEAEVPILRAEVGDIAPRDVTVAQTAKEDTHKVILGFNVDVLPDAEEALEHSDVRLFEDDVIYQLVEEYDEYVEELERAQQETVLDKITKPARFRILQDHTFRQNDPAVVGVEILSGTVQNNRPIAKFEGSEPNRVGTLSGIQHQGDDVDSAQAGERVSVAIDGPTVGRQIEEGDELWVELPEKHAKILEQELASEIRADEIEALKAYLEKRRKADPFWGK, from the coding sequence ATGTCAGACACAAATTCCGACGCCGACACCGACGCGACGCTCGACGCCGGCTCGCTCCGCACGCCCATCGTTGCGGTGCTTGGCCACGTCGACCACGGGAAGACGACGCTGCTCGACCGCATCCGCGGCTCGGCCGTCCAAGAGGGCGAGGCCGGCGCGATAACCCAGCACATCGGCGCCACCGCGGTGCCGCTGTCGACCATCTCCGAGATGGCCGGCGCGCTCGTCGACCCGACCGACTTCGACCTGCCCGGCCTGCTGTTCATCGACACCCCGGGGCACCACTCGTTCTCGACGCTGCGCTCGCGCGGCGGCGCGCTCGCCGACATCGCAGTGCTCGTCGTCGACGTGAACGACGGCTTCCAGCCGCAGACCGAGGAGGCGATCAACATCCTCAAGCGCACCGGCACGCCGTTCGTCGTCGCCGCCAACAAGGTCGACACGACGCCGGGGTGGAACCCACAGCAGGGAGAGCCGATCCAGCAGTCCCTAGAGAAGCAGTCCGAGCGCGCGACCTCGCGGCTCAACGAGAACCTCTACGAACTCATCGGCGACCTCTCGGGTGAGGGGTTCTCGGCGGACTTCTACTGGCGCGTGCAGGACTTCCAGTCCAACATCGGCGTCGTTCCGCTGTCGGCGATGACCGGCGAGGGGATCCCGGACCTGCTCACGGTCCTCATGGGACTCTCTCAGCGCTACATGAAAGAGGAGATGTCCGTCGACGCGGGCGGGCCGGGCGTCGGGACGGTGCTCGAGGTGCAAGACGAGCGCGGCTTCGGCGCGACGCTTGACGTGGTGCTGTACGACGGCGTCGTCCGCGAGGGCGACACGGTCGTCGTCGGCGGCCGCGACGAGCCGATCGTCACCGAGGTGCGCGCGCTGTTGCAGCCCCGGCCCAACGCCGAGATCCGCGCCGAAAAGCAGTTCGAGCGCGTCGAAGAGGTCCGCGCGGCCGCGGGTGTCAAGATCGCCGCGCCCGATCTCGACGAGGCGATGTCGGGCGCCCCCGTCCGCGTCGTCCGCGGCGGCGACGAGGCGGCGCTGGAGGCGGTCAAGCGGGAGGTGCGCGAGGAGCTTGCTAAGATCGAAGTCGACACCGCCGAGGATGGCGTCGTCGTCAAGGCCGACACGCTCGGGAGCCTCGAAGCGATGGCGAACGCGCTGGAGGAGGCCGAGGTGCCCATCCTCCGCGCGGAAGTGGGAGATATCGCCCCGCGGGACGTGACTGTCGCCCAGACCGCCAAAGAGGACACGCACAAGGTGATTCTCGGGTTCAACGTCGACGTCCTGCCCGACGCCGAGGAGGCGCTCGAACACAGCGACGTGCGCCTGTTCGAGGACGACGTTATCTACCAGCTCGTCGAGGAGTACGACGAGTACGTCGAGGAACTCGAACGCGCCCAGCAGGAGACGGTGCTCGACAAGATCACCAAGCCGGCGCGCTTCCGCATTTTGCAGGACCACACGTTCCGGCAGAACGACCCCGCGGTCGTCGGCGTGGAGATCCTCTCGGGGACCGTCCAGAACAACCGCCCGATCGCGAAGTTCGAGGGCAGCGAGCCGAACCGCGTCGGCACGCTCTCGGGGATCCAGCACCAAGGCGACGACGTGGACTCCGCGCAGGCCGGCGAGCGCGTCTCCGTCGCGATCGACGGACCGACCGTGGGCCGCCAGATCGAGGAGGGCGACGAGCTGTGGGTCGAACTCCCCGAGAAGCACGCGAAGATCCTCGAACAGGAGCTCGCCTCGGAGATCCGCGCCGACGAGATCGAGGCGCTGAAGGCGTACCTGGAGAAGCGCCGGAAGGCGGACCCGTTCTGGGGGAAGTAA
- a CDS encoding CPBP family intramembrane glutamic endopeptidase, whose amino-acid sequence MNVELGPPGGTIEARAVAIRTAQALIAVFAGVVAAGAVVPAFEWLALTLGFGADSAATAVFITVGNAAGFAAAALLFLLYAGDLDVLRVRRPTVRDAGVAVAGAVGLVVAGYGILLAFAAAGLSPSTNEALTNPPLYFLAMIPLSFLTVAVGEELLFRGVVQGELGRALGPAGAVAGASLLFGLLHYVAGTGTPAEKLVYVAVAATLGLGLGALYEYTDSIAVPIVVHGAYNAVQFGVQYVEATGL is encoded by the coding sequence ATGAACGTCGAACTCGGCCCGCCCGGGGGAACGATCGAGGCCCGTGCGGTCGCGATCCGAACCGCACAGGCGCTGATCGCCGTGTTCGCGGGCGTGGTCGCCGCCGGCGCCGTCGTCCCGGCGTTCGAGTGGCTGGCGCTGACGCTCGGGTTCGGCGCCGACTCCGCGGCGACGGCGGTGTTCATCACCGTCGGCAACGCAGCCGGCTTCGCCGCGGCGGCGCTGCTGTTCCTGCTGTACGCCGGCGACCTCGACGTGCTGCGCGTCCGGCGGCCGACGGTCCGCGACGCCGGGGTCGCCGTCGCCGGCGCGGTCGGCCTCGTCGTCGCCGGCTACGGGATCCTCCTGGCGTTCGCCGCCGCCGGGCTATCGCCGAGCACGAACGAGGCGCTCACCAATCCGCCACTGTACTTCCTGGCGATGATCCCGCTGTCGTTCCTGACGGTCGCCGTCGGCGAAGAACTGCTGTTCCGTGGCGTCGTCCAAGGCGAGTTGGGGCGGGCACTCGGGCCGGCGGGCGCCGTCGCGGGCGCGTCCCTTTTGTTCGGGCTGCTCCACTACGTCGCCGGGACGGGGACGCCGGCCGAGAAACTCGTCTACGTCGCCGTCGCGGCGACGCTCGGGCTCGGTCTGGGCGCGCTGTACGAGTACACCGACAGCATCGCCGTCCCGATCGTCGTCCACGGCGCGTACAACGCCGTCCAGTTCGGGGTCCAATACGTAGAGGCGACGGGACTGTAG
- a CDS encoding glucose-6-phosphate isomerase — MNVDIGNALDGDLGLKRTDLDALDDGVADAHDRIERGRAEAEHGYAALNLPETCDPEPIRRAAGGFDPDHLLTVGIGGSALGAATLTDALGEGVDCRYLDNVDPAWVRAILDDVDLSSTVVNVVSRSGTTAETLSNFLVVREAMAAAGVDWTERTVVTTGESGNLRSMADRHDLPALDVPHGVPGRFSALSTVGLFAAEVAGVDLDALLAGAAAEADRLAGSLFESPAYAYGATTYALAERGAATNAVMPYAESLERFAEWFAQLWAESLGKDARGQTPARALGATDQHSQLQLYRAGPADKLVTLVRPREATDVDIPETDLEGLSYLGGSSLGSLLDAEFRATEASLAAAGRENVRIEIDRVDERGLGELLYGMEAACVLYGELAEVSTFTQPAVEWGKKAARGLLGGGEFSEADAVTGKRRLEVE; from the coding sequence ATGAACGTCGACATCGGCAACGCCCTCGACGGCGATCTCGGGCTGAAACGGACGGATCTCGACGCGCTCGACGACGGCGTCGCCGACGCCCACGACCGGATCGAGCGCGGGCGCGCCGAGGCCGAACACGGGTACGCCGCGTTGAACCTCCCCGAGACGTGCGACCCCGAGCCCATCCGGCGAGCGGCCGGCGGCTTCGATCCGGATCACCTCCTCACGGTCGGCATCGGCGGGAGCGCGCTGGGGGCGGCGACCCTCACCGACGCGCTCGGTGAGGGCGTCGACTGTCGCTACCTCGACAACGTCGATCCCGCGTGGGTCCGCGCGATCCTCGACGACGTAGACCTCTCCTCGACCGTCGTCAACGTCGTCTCTCGCTCGGGCACGACCGCGGAGACGCTCTCGAATTTCCTCGTCGTCCGCGAGGCGATGGCGGCGGCGGGCGTCGACTGGACCGAGCGCACCGTCGTCACGACCGGCGAGTCGGGCAACCTCCGGTCGATGGCCGACCGACACGACCTCCCGGCGCTCGACGTTCCCCACGGCGTCCCAGGCCGGTTCTCGGCGCTGTCGACGGTGGGGCTGTTCGCCGCCGAGGTGGCCGGCGTCGATCTGGACGCCCTGCTCGCGGGCGCGGCCGCCGAGGCCGACCGCCTGGCGGGATCGTTGTTCGAGTCGCCCGCGTACGCCTACGGCGCGACGACGTACGCGCTGGCCGAGCGCGGCGCCGCGACGAACGCCGTGATGCCGTACGCCGAGTCGCTGGAGCGGTTCGCCGAGTGGTTCGCCCAGCTGTGGGCCGAGTCGCTCGGGAAGGACGCCCGGGGACAGACGCCGGCCCGGGCGCTGGGTGCAACCGACCAGCACAGTCAGCTTCAGTTGTACCGCGCGGGCCCCGCTGACAAGCTGGTCACGCTCGTGCGGCCCCGCGAGGCGACCGACGTGGACATTCCCGAGACCGATCTGGAGGGGCTGTCGTACCTGGGCGGCTCGTCGCTGGGATCGCTGCTGGACGCGGAGTTCCGCGCGACCGAAGCGAGCCTCGCGGCCGCCGGCCGCGAGAACGTCCGGATCGAGATCGACCGCGTCGACGAGCGCGGCCTCGGCGAACTGCTGTACGGGATGGAGGCCGCCTGCGTGCTGTACGGCGAGCTCGCCGAGGTGTCGACGTTCACCCAGCCCGCCGTCGAGTGGGGGAAGAAGGCGGCTCGCGGGCTGCTCGGCGGCGGCGAGTTCAGCGAGGCCGACGCCGTCACCGGGAAGCGGCGGCTGGAGGTCGAGTGA
- the pepF gene encoding oligoendopeptidase F produces MSSVPERAEIDEEYKWSIDSIYADDEAWEAAYEDVEERLDDLRAYEGRATESAATLRELLDTYESVFREVSTVTSYARLRSNEDTRDQEYQAMSSKAQALSAEASSASSYLEPELQELDWDDVEAMMDAEPALAEHEHFFDDVLRMKPHTRSAEVEELLADLSEVTGAAGEAYSMLSNADMTFPTVEDPEGDEVEISQGNFTTLLQKPDREFRQRVHEEFYSEWETVRNTVGTTLAKSVKKDVKMAEARNYDSAREAALDGPNVPVEVYDTLVDTVRDNLDSLGRHADLKRRALGVDTLEMWDLYMSLTGDEGPEISYEEAKEHVVEAVAPLGEEYQQRMAEGLESRWVDVYENRGKRSGAYSAGTYDTQPFIMMNYQDDVSSMYTLAHELGHSMHSELAKEAQPWQYADYEIFVAEVASTVNETLLTKHLLENAESDELRVHALDQYLERFRSTLFRQTMFAAFEQAIHEHDEAGKPLTPDAFDEIYGDLKAEFYGHVDANVDDHIRREWMRIPHFYYNFYVYQYSTGISAAAAIVDRIEAEGEVAAEEYRTALRAGGAEYPIDVLDIAGIDMTTADPIESAISVYDDYLDEAETLLGL; encoded by the coding sequence ATGAGTTCGGTTCCCGAGCGCGCGGAGATCGACGAGGAGTACAAGTGGAGCATCGACTCCATCTACGCGGACGACGAGGCGTGGGAGGCCGCCTACGAGGACGTCGAGGAGCGCCTCGACGACCTCCGGGCGTACGAGGGTCGCGCGACCGAGAGTGCGGCGACGCTTCGTGAACTGCTCGACACCTACGAGTCCGTGTTCCGCGAGGTGTCGACGGTCACGTCCTACGCCCGACTCCGCTCGAACGAGGACACCCGCGATCAGGAGTACCAGGCGATGTCCTCGAAGGCGCAGGCGCTGTCGGCGGAGGCGTCAAGCGCGTCCAGCTACCTCGAACCGGAGCTTCAGGAACTGGACTGGGACGACGTGGAAGCGATGATGGACGCGGAGCCCGCACTCGCCGAGCACGAGCACTTCTTCGACGACGTGCTGCGGATGAAGCCGCACACGCGTTCGGCGGAGGTGGAGGAGCTGCTCGCGGACCTGAGCGAGGTCACCGGCGCCGCCGGCGAGGCGTACTCGATGCTGTCGAACGCGGACATGACGTTCCCGACCGTCGAGGACCCCGAGGGCGACGAGGTCGAGATCTCCCAGGGCAACTTCACCACGCTCCTCCAGAAGCCCGACCGCGAGTTCCGACAGCGCGTCCACGAGGAGTTCTACTCCGAGTGGGAGACCGTCCGCAACACGGTCGGCACGACGCTCGCCAAGAGCGTCAAGAAGGACGTGAAGATGGCGGAGGCCCGCAACTACGACTCCGCTCGCGAGGCGGCGCTCGACGGCCCGAACGTCCCGGTCGAGGTGTACGACACGCTCGTCGACACCGTCCGCGACAACCTCGACTCGCTGGGTCGCCACGCCGACCTGAAGCGTCGCGCGCTCGGTGTCGACACGCTGGAGATGTGGGACCTTTACATGTCGCTCACAGGCGACGAGGGCCCCGAGATCAGCTACGAGGAGGCGAAAGAACACGTCGTCGAGGCCGTCGCGCCGCTGGGCGAGGAGTACCAGCAGCGCATGGCCGAGGGACTGGAGTCGCGCTGGGTCGACGTGTACGAGAACCGCGGGAAGCGCTCGGGCGCGTACTCGGCGGGCACGTACGACACCCAGCCGTTCATCATGATGAACTACCAGGACGACGTCTCCTCGATGTACACGCTGGCCCACGAGCTGGGCCACTCCATGCACTCGGAGCTGGCGAAGGAGGCCCAGCCGTGGCAGTACGCCGACTACGAGATCTTCGTCGCCGAGGTCGCGTCGACGGTCAACGAGACGCTGCTGACGAAGCACCTGTTGGAGAACGCCGAGTCCGACGAACTGCGGGTTCACGCGCTCGACCAGTACCTCGAACGCTTCCGGTCCACGCTGTTCCGCCAGACGATGTTCGCGGCGTTCGAGCAGGCGATTCACGAGCACGACGAGGCCGGCAAGCCGCTCACGCCCGACGCCTTCGACGAGATCTACGGCGACCTGAAGGCGGAGTTCTACGGCCACGTCGACGCCAACGTCGACGACCACATCCGCCGCGAGTGGATGCGCATCCCGCACTTCTACTACAACTTCTACGTCTACCAGTACTCGACGGGCATCTCGGCGGCCGCGGCCATCGTCGACCGCATCGAAGCGGAGGGCGAGGTCGCCGCCGAGGAGTACCGCACGGCCCTGCGCGCCGGCGGCGCCGAGTACCCGATCGACGTGCTCGACATCGCCGGGATCGACATGACGACCGCCGACCCAATCGAATCGGCCATCTCGGTGTACGACGACTACCTCGACGAGGCCGAAACGCTGCTCGGCCTGTAA
- a CDS encoding PRC-barrel domain-containing protein, with protein sequence MADILAENLSGKAVMGSDGTELGMLYNITMDLKTGALSDLLVTPNEELSPAQVPFDRDESGRFHVPVADVQAVKDYIVVRT encoded by the coding sequence ATGGCAGACATCCTCGCCGAGAACCTCTCGGGCAAGGCCGTCATGGGCTCGGACGGCACCGAGCTCGGCATGCTGTACAACATCACGATGGACCTGAAGACGGGAGCGCTGTCGGACCTCCTCGTCACGCCGAACGAGGAACTCTCGCCAGCGCAGGTGCCGTTCGACCGCGACGAGTCCGGGCGCTTCCACGTCCCGGTCGCGGACGTGCAGGCAGTGAAGGACTACATCGTCGTTCGCACGTAA
- the secF gene encoding protein translocase subunit SecF yields MARFEVPEVDYTRYTNRQLAAIPLAVLIVALAVIGGAYATTGTPVDPGLDFTGGTELRVAVDAPSDEQAREDIRSAFTARPDSIQRVGSSDVYIITFQTEGSDTAQNEFTQQLEAEAGDAGFGVRSIEGVGAAFGSETQNRALIGVVAAFAGMAALVFALFRTFVPSIAVVVSAFSDIVIPVALMNLLGIELTLGTVAALLMLIGYSVDSDILLNNSVLRRSGDFYESTYRAMRTGVTMTLTSIAAMAVMAVVASFFGIGLLASIGTILVFGLAADLMNTYLLNVSLLRWYKFEGVAR; encoded by the coding sequence ATGGCTCGATTCGAGGTACCGGAAGTCGATTACACCCGGTACACAAACCGGCAACTCGCCGCGATCCCGCTCGCGGTGTTGATCGTCGCGCTCGCCGTCATCGGCGGGGCGTACGCGACGACGGGGACGCCGGTCGATCCGGGGCTCGATTTCACCGGCGGCACGGAACTCCGTGTCGCCGTCGACGCCCCGAGCGACGAACAGGCACGTGAAGACATCCGGTCGGCGTTCACCGCGAGGCCGGACAGCATCCAGCGGGTCGGAAGCAGCGACGTGTACATCATCACCTTCCAGACGGAGGGCTCCGACACCGCCCAAAACGAGTTCACCCAACAACTCGAGGCGGAGGCCGGCGACGCCGGGTTCGGCGTTCGCTCGATCGAGGGCGTGGGTGCGGCCTTCGGGTCTGAGACCCAGAACCGCGCGCTGATCGGCGTCGTCGCTGCCTTCGCGGGGATGGCCGCGCTCGTGTTCGCGCTGTTCCGGACGTTCGTCCCGAGCATCGCGGTCGTGGTCTCGGCGTTCTCGGACATCGTCATCCCGGTCGCGCTGATGAACCTCCTGGGCATCGAACTCACGCTCGGGACGGTCGCGGCGCTGTTGATGCTCATCGGCTACTCCGTCGACTCCGACATCCTCCTGAACAACAGCGTGCTCCGGCGGTCGGGCGACTTCTACGAGTCGACCTACCGGGCGATGCGCACCGGCGTCACGATGACGCTCACCTCGATCGCGGCGATGGCCGTGATGGCGGTTGTCGCGTCGTTCTTCGGCATCGGACTGCTCGCGAGCATCGGCACCATCCTCGTGTTCGGGCTCGCGGCCGATCTGATGAACACGTACCTGCTGAACGTGTCGCTGCTTCGCTGGTACAAGTTCGAGGGGGTGGCACGATGA
- a CDS encoding DUF5812 family protein — protein MTDRDPDESELDAVRDALAEAADTAGDAGPADTADGGRDGVFLVTHADDASAVLRDVGSGQVHTLSSNPGVAEGEAIEGVVAPDPPMNVSWQLVEVEERREIAVEESEEPPTQHSIDLAADQPVGELTRTERAGTGEIHVISVPENDTERAVADVLDDADTSRTRAARLGVNRVEIRSAPGVVVVRYMP, from the coding sequence ATGACTGACCGCGACCCCGACGAATCCGAACTAGACGCCGTCCGCGACGCCCTCGCCGAGGCCGCCGACACCGCCGGCGACGCCGGCCCCGCCGACACCGCCGACGGCGGACGGGACGGCGTCTTCCTCGTCACCCACGCGGACGACGCCTCGGCCGTGCTTCGCGATGTCGGCTCCGGGCAGGTGCACACGCTCTCGTCGAACCCGGGCGTCGCCGAGGGCGAGGCCATCGAGGGCGTCGTCGCTCCCGACCCACCGATGAACGTCTCCTGGCAGCTCGTCGAGGTCGAGGAACGCCGCGAGATCGCCGTCGAGGAGAGCGAGGAGCCGCCGACCCAACACTCGATCGACCTCGCGGCAGACCAGCCCGTCGGTGAGCTCACCCGAACCGAGCGCGCCGGGACCGGCGAGATCCACGTCATCTCTGTCCCCGAGAACGACACCGAGCGGGCCGTCGCCGACGTGCTCGACGACGCCGACACCAGCCGCACCCGCGCGGCTCGCCTCGGCGTGAACCGCGTGGAGATCCGATCGGCCCCCGGCGTCGTCGTCGTTCGGTACATGCCCTGA
- the pan2 gene encoding proteasome-activating nucleotidase Pan2: MSRSPSLPDRPRLDLDPDMSEAERLEALRKHFERIVQVNAELDDRLDEAQGRRADLRGEVDELKRRNEALKTASLYIATVEELTDDGAVIKQHGNNQEVLTDLSPTLEDDLEAGDRVAINDSFSVQTVLDDETDARAQAMEVDADPEVTYDDIGGIDDQVREVREAVEDPLVNADAFRKVGITPPSGVLLHGPPGTGKTMLAKAVANETDATFIKMAGSELVRKFIGEGARLVRDLFDLAGEREPAVIFIDEIDAVAAKRTDSKTSGDAEVQRTMMQLLSEMDGFDDRGEVRIIAATNRFDMLDEAILRPGRFDRLIEVPKPGPEGRERILEIHTADMSVADDVDFADLAAELDDYSGADIAALTTEAGMFAIRDERTAVRREDFEQAREKVETSNEGPVFNDGEFGRYQY; this comes from the coding sequence ATGTCTCGGAGTCCGTCCCTCCCCGACCGGCCTCGCCTCGATCTGGATCCCGACATGAGCGAGGCCGAACGGCTGGAGGCGCTTCGCAAACACTTCGAGCGGATCGTCCAAGTCAACGCGGAGCTGGACGACCGCCTCGACGAGGCTCAGGGTCGCCGCGCAGACCTCCGCGGGGAGGTCGACGAGCTCAAGCGCCGAAACGAGGCGCTGAAGACCGCGTCGCTGTACATCGCGACGGTCGAGGAGCTCACCGACGACGGCGCGGTGATCAAGCAACACGGCAACAACCAGGAGGTGCTCACCGACCTCTCGCCGACCCTCGAGGACGACTTGGAAGCCGGCGACCGCGTCGCCATCAACGACTCCTTCAGCGTGCAGACGGTGCTCGACGACGAGACCGACGCCCGCGCGCAGGCGATGGAGGTCGACGCCGACCCCGAGGTCACCTACGACGACATCGGCGGTATCGACGACCAGGTGCGCGAGGTTCGCGAGGCCGTCGAGGACCCCCTCGTCAACGCCGACGCGTTCCGCAAAGTCGGGATCACGCCGCCCAGCGGGGTGTTGCTCCACGGTCCGCCCGGCACCGGGAAGACGATGCTCGCGAAGGCCGTCGCCAACGAGACGGACGCGACGTTCATCAAGATGGCCGGCTCGGAACTGGTCCGGAAGTTCATCGGGGAAGGCGCGCGCCTCGTTCGCGACCTGTTCGACCTCGCGGGCGAGCGCGAACCCGCGGTCATCTTCATCGACGAGATCGACGCCGTCGCCGCCAAGCGCACGGACTCGAAGACCTCCGGCGACGCCGAGGTCCAGCGCACGATGATGCAGCTACTCAGCGAGATGGACGGCTTCGACGACCGCGGGGAAGTGCGGATCATCGCGGCGACGAACCGCTTCGACATGCTCGACGAGGCCATCCTCCGACCCGGCCGCTTCGACCGCCTCATCGAGGTGCCAAAGCCCGGCCCCGAGGGCCGCGAGCGCATCCTCGAGATCCACACGGCCGACATGAGCGTCGCCGACGACGTCGACTTCGCCGACCTCGCGGCCGAGCTCGACGACTACTCCGGCGCCGACATCGCGGCGCTCACGACCGAGGCGGGGATGTTCGCCATCCGCGACGAGCGGACGGCCGTCCGCCGCGAGGACTTCGAGCAGGCCCGCGAGAAGGTCGAGACGAGCAACGAGGGCCCGGTGTTCAACGACGGCGAGTTCGGTCGCTACCAGTACTGA